GGGGAACACCCAGGTGGCAGAAAGGCCTCTAAAGGAGCAGTCGAGGACTTTCCCAACCCATCCTCCCTGCTCTGCGTCGGTTAAGTGGCGAGTGTGAGGCCTCTTACCTGAGGTCTCCAGGCATTAGTCCTGCCCTGCAGGTGCAGCCGGGCTTGGGAAGGAGACCAAGTGGCAAGCATACTGCTTAGGTAGGACGAGGCAGTGATCTGAGCATCTGATATTGCTTTACTCTCCATCCCCAGCGGCATGCTGCAACCTCAGAGAGATTAAAGGTGGGCGCAATCATAAGGACAAGAGGCAGCCTCGGTTGCACTGGCCTGCGGCCGccgacacccccccccccccactatccCCACCGCACCATCTCCCAGGCATTAACCCCCGCACCCATGCTGTTACTGCTGCCCCGCGCCTTCTGGTCAGCTCTTCTCAGTTCGGGGGCACTTTGACCTTAAGAGTGCCGGAGGAGGTGGCTGCCCCTAGGGAATCCCATGGTTACAATGACCAAGGCCTGTGTTTGCTCGGGACTGCGCTGCTCTTAGCATTCGTGGTTCTGTGTCCTGGGACATCGCCCTGCCCTCGAGAAGACTAGGACAGTCATTCATCCCACCCGGGGCTGGGACACGGAAGGGCACGTGATGACTGGGCACTTACTGTTGAAGTCACAGCCCAAGAGCTCCATGCGAAGAGTGCTGCGGATGCTGTAATGGGTTGGGTGCAAACGGATGTACTGAGCAATAATCGGAGGGTTAAAAATATTGTGTTTGATCCCAGATGAATCCACGTTGCCAAAGAAGACCTGTGGGGAGGGATTAGCACAGGTACATGCCAGGTGCAGACAGGGTACAAAGCAATTGCTCCCCATTGCATCTTCCCTCTAATTTTGCTTTGTGCTTCTCTCGACAGCACGCAGCGCTCACATACAACCGTCGTAGCTAGAAGTCCTGTATGTCGGGCCCTGTTCCACATCTGAGAGGGTGCTGGCAGGCACCACCCTACCACCCTGGCCTCAGGATAATCTTCCAAGACtgtggtctctctctgtgtgtgtgtgtgtgtgtgtgcacatgtgcatgaacTGTGAGGCTTTAATTAATGATTCCTTGTGTATGGATTTGTAAGACACGTGTTAACATCCAACATGTGGGGGTTCGGACCTTGAGCAGTCTAGGGTGCAGAGAAAGTACACGGCATCTTCAAAGGAAAGGGAACACAGTTTGAGAAATGTGATAGGAACACctagtcaggggatccctggggggctcagtggcttggcacctgccttcggcccagggcatgaacctggagacctgggatcgagccccgcgtcgggctccctgcatggagcctgcttctccctctgcctgggtctctgcctctctctctctctgtgtgtctctcatgaataaataaataaaatctttaaataaaaaaggaacacctACTCAGAAGGCCTCGGTTTAAACCATGGCGTACAGGCTACGGAAAGTTTAAAATGATCTCTTACAAGGCACCTAGGCTTTGTGTATGCTTGAATACACTAGAATAGGAATCAGTGTGTGTTATATGATGACACATCAGCATTACAGTATCGTGCAGAATGTTGTAAGAAATTGTTTTGCccgggtgcctggtggctcagtcggtgaagcatccgctttcagctcaggtcatgatcccgggtcggGAGATCGAggcccgcgtcaggctccctgctcagtggggagtctgcttcatcctctccctccgccccctgATCATTCATGGTCTCTCAAATAGTAcctaaaaaatctttaaaaaagaatataggtgCAGAAATCCTCAAATGATTTTAGCAGACGGAATCCAGCAGTACATTATAAAAGTGACATTTCATGTCCAAAAAGGAACTGTCCCAGGAATACAAAGATGCTTCAACTTAAGAAAATAACTCTAcgttaataaaataaagggggaaaaacccACATGACTGTCTTGAttcatgcagaaaaagcattgactAAAATCCACCTTTTCCTGACAAAAAAcactcagcaaactaggaatagaaggggaATCACCAAACATAATAAAGGGCATTTATGAAATACCCATAGCTAAGGTCATACTCACTGGTGGaggactgaaagcttttcccctaatcAGGAACAAGAATCCGCGCTTTCCCTGCCTCTAACCGACATTGTAATGGAAATCCTGGCTAGAGCAATgatgcaagagaaagaaataaagggtatttaaattggaaaggaagaaggaaaaccatCTGTGTTCTCAGATGACATAACCTTACACAGAAAAAGTCCTAAAGAATTCACGAAACACCGGCAGAGTTAGTGAATTCAACAAACTTCAGGATATGAGACCAACGTGCAGAAATTAGGGGGTTTTCCACGCGGCAGCGGCGACGAACCTCAAACGAAACTGATTAATTGATCAGTTAACTAACTGattgaataattttattcaaatcGGGATCACGTGCAATTACATCCCTAGGAATACACGTAGCGGAGGACGTGCAGGGCGTGTGCACGGAAAGTCACGGAACATTGCTGAAAGTCACTCGGGAGGCCCCGAATACGCGGGaagccccgccgccccccccccccccccccccggtgtcAGGACCTGAACGTGTCCCATCGCCGAGTCGCGCCCAGGCGACAGACAGGCCGCACCCCCTCCGGGaagctcccccgccccgccctgcgcAGCCCGAGTGCAGGGGCCGCCTGGAGGGGCACCCAGAGGGAGGGCCCCGCCCGGTCCCGGCGCACCTGCAGCGCTCCCGCCGCGCCGACCCGCCGCTGCTGGCACCGCGGGGCGGCGCTCGGGACCCGGGGGCGCGACAGGcccagcccgggggggggggggggggcgggggggatcaGCTGGGcgcccgcctgcagcccgggctcGGGTCGGCAGccctgggggcgcggggggagccCGCAGGCTCCACGGGGGCCCGGGTCAGCGGGCTGCAGCTGCCCGAGCTCCCTGTCCCTCGggccccgccctgcccctccctaCACACGGGGGACAGTGACCCCCAGGTGCCAGGTGCCGCGGCACAGCCGGCGCGGGGGCTCGCGAGGCCGCACCGGGAGGAGCAGGCGCGGGCCAGGGCCAGTGGGGCGGCGCGGCGGGAGCAGGGGGCCGGGTCAGCGCGCTGCCCAGACAGCGGGTGTCGCCCTGCCGTCGGGCCCCCCATCCCGCGCCCGGAGGGGCCCCGCGCGAccttcgccgccgccgccgccgcgcacgTCCGCCCGCAGGTGCCCCTCGCCGCCAGGGGGGGCGCGCAGTGGGGGCGAGTGCCCCTCGATGGACGTGCAGGGCGATCCCCGCTGCCTCGGGGGGCCTATTCCTGCTCCCTCGGGGGGACGGACCCCGACTCCTGTCCCTTGGCGGAGGGACCCCGACTCCTGTCCCTTGGGGGAGGGACCCTGACTCCTGTCCCTTGGGGGAGGGACCCCAACTCCTGATCCCTTGGTGGAGGGACCCCGATTCCTGATCCCTCGGGGGGAGGGACCCCGACTCCTGTCCCTTGGTGGAGGGACCCCGCTTCCTGATCGCTCGGGGGGAGGGACCCCAATTCCTGCTCCCTTGGGGGGGGGGACCCGGGTTCCCGCTCCCTCGGAGAACAGCCCTCCTGAGAACACGGTGCCGAGGGAACGCGGCCGGCGCACACGGCCACCTACTGGTCCCAGGGTGGCCCCTGCAGCAGGTGTCCAGCGGACGCCAAGCGGCAGGGACAGGAGGCCGAGGAGCGGTCGGTCCCCGGGGGCAGgacggggtgcagggggcagtgAGCGCGCGGCGGCCGGGCCGTCTGTGCGGGGCGGTGCCGCGTGTGCAGCCGAGAGGGCCGACATGTCGGGGGTGCACGTGGGGGCGCGCGAGCTCCTGCACGCTCGTGGGTGGCGCCCCATGCCGTCCGCGCGGCGCAGAGCCAGCGACTTCCCGCCTTTTCTGGCGGGCGAGGGCCGGGCCAATGAGGACGCGGTGACCTCATCAGATCTGCGTGTCACCGCGTGcgcagcggggaggggagggggtgtcgCTTTTATACGGAGCGGGGCCTCCTCGCCCGCTGCTCAGAGCTCGGGAGCAGCCGGCCCAGCGCGCCGCACGGCGGTGCACCCCGGCGCTCCTCTCTGCGCCCCGACGCCGTCTTTCGGAAGCGCAGCCCGAGGTTGGTCTCTCCACAGCCCGAGGTTGGTCTCTCCGCAGCCCGAGGTCCGTCTTTCTGCAGCCCGAGGTCCGTCTTTTGCTCCCTCGGGCGGAGGGACCCCAATTCCCGCTCCCTTGGGGGTCCCGGATTCCTGCTCCCTCGAGGGGAGGGGCCCCGATTCCtgctcccgggggggggggggaagaggccGTTATTCCTgctccctggggggggggtgccccgATTCCTGCTCCCTCGGGAGGAGGGACCCCGATTCCTGCTCCCTCAGGGGGAGGGGCCCGATTCCTGCTCTCTCGGGGGGGAGGGACCCCGATTCCTGCTCCCTTGAGGGGAGGGGCCCCGATTCCtgctccctggggggggggggaagaggccGTTATTCCTgctccctggggggggggtgccccgATTCCTGCTCCCTCAGGGGGAGGGGCCCGATTCCTGCTCTCTCGGGGGGAGGGACCCCGGTTCCCGCTCCCTCAGAGAACAGCCCTCCTGAGAACACGGTGCCGAGGGAACGCGGCCGGCGCACACGGCCACCTACTGGTCCCAGGGTGGCCCCTGCAGCAGGTGTCCAGCGGACGCCAAGCGGCAGGGACAGGAGGCCGAGGAGCGGTCGGTCCCCGGGGGCAGgacggggtgcagggggcagtgAGCGCGCGGCGGCCGGGCCGTCTGTGCGGGGCGCTGCCGCGTGTGCAGCCGAGAGGGCCGACATGTCGGGGGTGCACGTGGGGGCGCGCGAGCTCCTGCACGCTCGTGGGTGGCGCCCCATGCCGTCCGCGCGGCGCAGAGCCAGCGACTTCCCGCCAGCGGCTTTTCTGGCGGgcgagggccgggccgggccaaTGGGGACGCGGTGACCTCATCAGGCCTGCGTGTCACCGCGTGCGcagcggggcggggagggggtgtgtCCCTCGGATACGGAGCGGGGCCTCCTCGCCCGCTGCTGAGGGCTCGGGTGCAGCCGGCCCAGCGCGCCGCACGGCGGTGCACCCCGGCGCTCCTCTCTGCGCCCCGACGCTGTTTCGGCAGCGCAGCCCGAGGCCCGTCTCTCTGCAGCCCGAGGTCGGTCTCTCTGCAGCCCGAGGTCGGACTCTCTGCAGCCCGAGGTCGGACTCTCTGTAGCCCGAGGTCGGTCTCTGCAGCCCGAGGTCGGACTCTCTGCAGCCCGAGGTCGGTCTCTGCAGCCCGAGGTCAGTCTCTCTACAGCCCGAGGTCGGTCTCTCTGCAGCGCGAGGCCCGTCTCTCCGCAGCCTGAGGTCGGTCTCTGCAGCCCGAGGTCGGACTTTCTGCAGCCCGAGGCCCGTCTCTCCGCAGCCCGAGGTCGGTCTCTGCAGCCCGAGGTCGGACACTCTGCAGCCCGAGTTCGGTCTCTCTGCAGCCCGAGGTCGGTCTCTCTGCAGCCTGAGGCCCGTCTGTCTGCAGCCCTTGCCCCGTCTCTCCGCAGCCCGAGGCCGGTGTCTCTCTGTCCGCAGCCCGATGTCTCTGCAGCCCAAGCCCCATGTCCCCGCGGCCCGACGCCCGAGCGTCCGCAGCCCGGGGTCTCCGCAGCCCGAGGCCCGTGGCTCCGCGGCCCGACGCCCGAGCGTCCGCAGCCCGGGGTCTCCGCAGCCCGAGGCCCGTGGCTCCGCGGCCCGACGCCCGAGCGTCCGCAGCCCGGGGTCTCCGCAGCCCGAGGCCCGTGGCTCCGCGGCCCGACGCCCGAGCGTCCCCAGCCGGGCCGCAGCCGGGCCGCAGCCCGAGGCCCCGCGCCGAGCGCCGCCGAGGCCCCGCGCGCGGCTCAGGGGGAGCCGTGGAGGGCGGGCCGGCCGCCCGAGGTCGTGCCGCTCGCGCAGCGCCCGCGCGGGGCTGGCCTTCTCCGTGTGCCAGATGGAGCGCCTCCTGCGGGCCGGCCGCTACGCCAAGCGCCTGGGCGCGTCCGCCCCCATCTTCCTGGCGGCCGTCATCCAGTTCCTGACGGCCACCGTGCTGGGGCTGGCGGGCGACGAGGCCCGGCACAGGCGCACCGCGTACATCACCCCGGAGCTCGTGGACCGGGCGCTGCACAACCACGAGCTGCTCAGCGGCTTGTTCACGATGACCACCGTGTCCCAGGTGGCCCCGGCCCGGTACTAGCCGCCCCCGGCCCCTGatgcccgccgccgcccggggagCCGCCGGGGGGGCTCGGTGACCCCCGCGTCCCCGCAATAAAAGGCGCAGAGACAACCAGACGTGTGCGCCTGGCTCACTGGGTGCGGGACGCGCCtcggggggagggcgggggggggcgggggggaggttgGGGTTTGGGGTTGTGGgcgaggttggggtgggggtgcggggctcGGGGATGACGGGGGGTTGGGGTGCCCTCGGCGGTGCACGATGGGGGTGATGGAGGATTTGGGGTGTGGCGTGGGGCGCGGGTTCGTGGGTGTGGTGCGGGGTTCGGTCATGCGGTCCGGAGCATTGTTGGGGTGCAGGGACGGGGGCTGTGGCGGGGTCCggctggggtgcaggggtggtggtggggtccgGCTGGGGTGCGGGGACGGGGACTGCTCGGGGTCAGGACAGGGGGTGGCTGGGCTGGGAGTGACGCTGGGGCATAGAAGACCCCCCCCCACCGCACGGGCCAGTCCCGTGGACGATGGTGTGTGTGGGGCTGGAGCTCAGGACCATGCCTGCGGCGTGGTGATGGGGTGAACGCCGGTGCAGTAACAACCTGGCTGCGGGATGGAGGGGGACACACCTGCCGGCGCGGAGTGAATGGGGGGACACAGCTGCCGGCGCGGACTGTTGGGGGACACAGGTGCCGGCGCGGACTCGAGGGGACAGGGCTTTGACGGaaggctgggggggcggggaccaTCCTGACTCCGGCCAAGCGGCCTCGGGGCCAGGCGGGCCGGCGCCGCGACGTTAGCTCGGGGGCCggcaggggccgggaggggccggggggcgcgggccgACCCGGGGGCCGGGGTCGCCTCGGAAGGGCCGCGGCCGCCCAGGCCCCGCGCCGGCCCGCGCGCTCGGTTCCGTCCGGCGGGACGGCGGGGGGCGGCGCACGCATGCGCGGGgtccgcgggggggcggggcccgcagggggcggggccgggggacGCGGGCACGTCGGGCGTGCGCGCGTGCGGGcaagatggcggcggcggcggcgggcggcccgggcggcggcggcggcggcggcccgggcggcggcggcggcggcggcggcggcgcgggcccggGGCCCGAGGCCGGGGACTTCCTGGCCCGCTACCGGCAGGTGTCGAGCAAGCTGCGTAAGCGGTTCCTGCGGAAGCCGAACGTGGCGGAGGCGGGCGAGCAGTTCGCGCAGCTGGGCCGGGAGCTGCGCGCGCAGGAGTGCCTGCCGTACGCCGCGTGGTGCCAGCTGGCCGTGGCGCGCTGCCAGCAGGCGCTGTTCCACGGGCCCGGGGAGGCGCTGGCGCTGACCGAGGCCGCGCGCCTCTTCCTGCGGCAGGAGCGCGACGCCCGCCAGCGCCTCGCCTGCCCCGCGGCCTACGGGGAGCCGCTGCAGGCCGCCGCCAGCGCGCTGGGCGCCGCCGTGCGCCTGCACCTGGAGCTGGGCcagccggccgccgccgccggcctgTGCCTCGAGCTGGCCGCCGCCCTGCGCGACCTGGGCcagccggccgccgccgccggccaCTTCCTGCGCGCCGCGCAGCTGCACCTGCCGCAGCTGCCCCTGGCCGCGCTGCAGGCGCTGGGCGACGCCGCCTCCTGCCAGCTGCTGGCGCGCGACTACAGCGGCGCCCTGGCCGTCTTCACGCGCATGCAGCGCCTGGCGCGGGAGCACGGCAGCCACCCGCTGCGGcagccgcccccggccccgccgccgcccgccccgccgctgCCCCTGGCCCCGCCGGCGGCGGCGTCGACCTCGTCGGCCTCGGCCTCGACCTCGTCGGCCTCGGCCTCGTCCTCGTCGGCCTCCGCCCCGctgggccccgccgccgccgccccggccctgcccgccGCCCTGCTGCCTGCCGCGCCCGCGCCCACGCCCACGCCCGCGCCCGCCACGCTGGGCGCCTTCTCGGACGTGCTGGTCCGCTGCGAGGTGTCCCgcgtgctgctgctgctcctgctgcagcCGCCGCCCGCCAAGCTGCTGCCCGAGCACGCCCACACGCTGGAGAAGTACTCCTGGGAGGCCTTCGACGGCCACGGGCCCGACGGCGCCGGCCAGCTTCCCGACGAGCTGTTCCTGCTGCTCCAGTCCCTGGTCATGGCCACCCACGAGAAGGACACGGAGGCCGTCAAGTCGCTGCAGGTGGACATGTGGCCGCTGCTCAGTGCGGAGCAGAACCACCTGCTGCACCTCGTTCTGCAGGAAGCCGTGTCCCCGTCGGGGCAGGGCGTCTGACCACTCGCGCGCGCCAGCCCCGAAGCCGCTTTCTGCCTCTGGCCCCGTGGCCTGCTGCTGCCCCGCCGTTGGACCGCGGGCTGGCCGGCCGGCCGTGCCCACGGACCGACGGGCAGGGGCCCGGCACTCGCACCTGTCTTGCTCTTCGCCCGCCCGCCTCCACCGGACGCTGCGGGACTGCAGCCTCCCGCATCCCACAGGCTTCGTGCCGTCCCTGGCGCGGCAACCACCCCAGCATCACGGGGTCAGCCTGGAGGACTTGGCTCTCTTCCCCAAGACGGGCCACGGGACACCGAGCGGCCCCTTTACCCCTGGCCTCTTCTTGCACCCAACTCCCCTgcgggcccccacccccacccccacccccaccctcccgtACACCTCTGTTGCAAGTCGGACGGTTGGATGTTGCACACGCCTCTCGGTTCCGTTTTTTGTTCGTCGGGGATCTGCTTTAGCGCAGGCCGGTGTCTCTCCAGGTGCTCACCCAGGTTCTCCTTTGTTGCCCACGCCCCACGCGTACCCCTGGGGAGCACTAGATGGCACGGGCCCTCGGGGCTGCTGCCCTAAATCCACAATAAAGCCGTTCTGATGCCTCTCGCCTGCGGTTCGCCTTCCTCCGTAACGCGGAATAGCTGCTCCACCTGTCGGGAGGCAGCAAGGGGAAGAGCGGGTGGCTGTGCTTCGGGCCGCAGTGTGGTCGTTCACTCGCAGCGGGTCCGTGCGCCTGCTGCTCGGGCTGTGCCGCACAGTCAATCCACAGACAACCTTGGCCGCGTGGGCCTTCCTCGGCGCCAAGGCGAATGTGTCCCGCGCAAAGCAGGGGCCCACGTTCGACTGTCGAGGTGTCTGGCGTGCCTTGGAACTCAGGGTTGTGGGCCTAGGTTCCATTCTCAGACGTGGGCCTGGGCCACGCTGGGACTTACTTGTCCTGGGCGCCTTCCCGCCACTGGTAGGTAACTCAGATGTGTTGAATCAGCGTGCTTCTGTCCTATTGCGTGGTCCTCGGCCTGCGAGACCGCGCCTTTCTTGCCCAAGAGGACAGCATCCTGTTTCAGAATCCTACATTTTCAAGGCTTTTTGGTCCAAATGTCGCGTGCAAACGTTACTAGCCGCGTGTTTTTACATTCCACTTGCCTTTAGGGGTTTGGGAGGGCCAGTGAGAACTCTCCAGAATGTAATCTCCCTCTCAGTCCTTCTGCTTTCGGAAAATGCACCCTTTAGCCTGAGGCTGTGTACGGAACTGATCTGGTGGGGTGAGGTTTAAGGATGCGGTTGGGCAGTTCTGTTTTgcctttagtgtgtgtgtgtgttgggggatgtGTAGGCGGTGGTCACCGTGAGTTAAGCGCCTGTAAATGGGTGGGACGGTTAGGTAGTCCTCATGCCGCCATTTCAGCAACGGGGAAGCAGTCAGTaggtaagaaaatacaaaagaggcCCATCTGACACAGACTCCGCCACCAGTCCTGCGCACTCACGTGGCTGCCTGGAAGGGTCTTTCGGAGCCCTAAAAGCCTAGTCTAACTTATTGCAAAAGTGTTAGGGtatcagacacatgaaaagatgctcaacatcactaatcatcagggaaatgcaagtgaaaaccacaatgagatatcacatctgtcagaatggctaaaatcaaaaccacaggaaagcacaggtgttggtgaggatgtggagaaaaaggagccttcATGCACTATTGGTGTGAATGCCAGCTGTtgcggccactgtggaaaatagtatggaggttcctttaaaaattaaaaatagaaccaccatatgacCATGTAATTCCccaactgggtatttacccaacgaaaatgagaacactaattCGAAGAAAGAtacacacccctatgtttacagcagcattatttacaacagtcaatatatggaagcaatccaagtgtccatagATGAAAGgatcaagacacacacacacacacacacacacacacacacacacacagatccaaAATGGAGTATTTTTGAGCCCTGAAAAAGAAttcaatcttgccatttgcaacatggatggatctagaatgTATAAtgttatgtgaaataagtcagagaaagacaaatactgtatgatttcactcctgtggaatttaagaaacaaaagatgaaagaaaaaaaagagataaaaaaaccAGACTCCTAAATATAGACCagaaactg
The nucleotide sequence above comes from Canis lupus dingo isolate Sandy chromosome X, ASM325472v2, whole genome shotgun sequence. Encoded proteins:
- the LOC112668339 gene encoding uncharacterized 35.5 kDa protein in transposon Tn4556 isoform X4, with product MSGVHVGARELLHARGWRPMPSARRRASDFPPFLAGEGRANEDAVTSSDLRVTACAAGRGGGVAFIRSGASSPAAQSSGAAGPARRTAVHPGAPLCAPTPSFGSAARGWSLHSPRLVSPQPEVRLSAARARGRSLCSARPVSPQPEVGLCSPRSDFLQPEARLSAARARGRCLSVRSPMSLQPKPHVPAARRPSVRSPGSPQPEARGSAARRPSVRSPGSPQPEARGSAARRPSVRSPGSPQPEARGSAARRPSVPSRAAAGPQPEAPRRAPPRPRARLRGSRGGRAGRPRSCRSRSARAGLAFSVCQMERLLRAGRYAKRLGASAPIFLAAVIQFLTATVLGLAGDEARHRRTAYITPELVDRALHNHELLSGLFTMTTVSQVAPARY
- the LOC112668339 gene encoding translation initiation factor IF-2 isoform X5, translating into MSGVHVGARELLHARGWRPMPSARRRASDFPPFLAGEGRANEDAVTSSDLRVTACAAGRGGGVAFIRSGASSPAAQSSGAAGPARRTAVHPGAPLCAPTPSFGSAARGWSLHSPSARPVSPQPEVGLCSPRSDFLQPEARLSAARARGRCLSVRSPMSLQPKPHVPAARRPSVRSPGSPQPEARGSAARRPSVRSPGSPQPEARGSAARRPSVRSPGSPQPEARGSAARRPSVPSRAAAGPQPEAPRRAPPRPRARLRGSRGGRAGRPRSCRSRSARAGLAFSVCQMERLLRAGRYAKRLGASAPIFLAAVIQFLTATVLGLAGDEARHRRTAYITPELVDRALHNHELLSGLFTMTTVSQVAPARY
- the LOC112668339 gene encoding translation initiation factor IF-2 isoform X1, with the translated sequence MSGVHVGARELLHARGWRPMPSARRRASDFPPFLAGEGRANEDAVTSSDLRVTACAAGRGGGVAFIRSGASSPAAQSSGAAGPARRTAVHPGAPLCAPTPSFGSAARGWSLHSPRLVSPQPEVRLSAARARGPSLRSLRSVSAARGRTFCSPRPVSPQPEVGLCSPRSDTLQPEFGLSAARGRSLCSLRPVCLQPLPRLSAARGRCLSVRSPMSLQPKPHVPAARRPSVRSPGSPQPEARGSAARRPSVRSPGSPQPEARGSAARRPSVRSPGSPQPEARGSAARRPSVPSRAAAGPQPEAPRRAPPRPRARLRGSRGGRAGRPRSCRSRSARAGLAFSVCQMERLLRAGRYAKRLGASAPIFLAAVIQFLTATVLGLAGDEARHRRTAYITPELVDRALHNHELLSGLFTMTTVSQVAPARY
- the LOC112668339 gene encoding mediator of DNA damage checkpoint protein 1 isoform X2 codes for the protein MSGVHVGARELLHARGWRPMPSARRRASDFPPFLAGEGRANEDAVTSSDLRVTACAAGRGGGVAFIRSGASSPAAQSSGAAGPARRTAVHPGAPLCAPTPSFGSAARGWSLHSPRLVSPQPEPEVGLSAARGPSLRSLRSVSAARGRTFCSPRPVSPQPEVGLCSPRSDTLQPEFGLSAARGRSLCSLRPVCLQPLPRLSAARGRCLSVRSPMSLQPKPHVPAARRPSVRSPGSPQPEARGSAARRPSVRSPGSPQPEARGSAARRPSVRSPGSPQPEARGSAARRPSVPSRAAAGPQPEAPRRAPPRPRARLRGSRGGRAGRPRSCRSRSARAGLAFSVCQMERLLRAGRYAKRLGASAPIFLAAVIQFLTATVLGLAGDEARHRRTAYITPELVDRALHNHELLSGLFTMTTVSQVAPARY
- the LOC112668339 gene encoding uncharacterized 35.5 kDa protein in transposon Tn4556 isoform X3, translating into MSGVHVGARELLHARGWRPMPSARRRASDFPPFLAGEGRANEDAVTSSDLRVTACAAGRGGGVAFIRSGASSPAAQSSGAAGPARRTAVHPGAPLCAPTPSFGSAARARGPSLRSLRSVSAARGRTFCSPRPVSPQPEVGLCSPRSDTLQPEFGLSAARGRSLCSLRPVCLQPLPRLSAARGRCLSVRSPMSLQPKPHVPAARRPSVRSPGSPQPEARGSAARRPSVRSPGSPQPEARGSAARRPSVRSPGSPQPEARGSAARRPSVPSRAAAGPQPEAPRRAPPRPRARLRGSRGGRAGRPRSCRSRSARAGLAFSVCQMERLLRAGRYAKRLGASAPIFLAAVIQFLTATVLGLAGDEARHRRTAYITPELVDRALHNHELLSGLFTMTTVSQVAPARY
- the F8A1 gene encoding 40-kDa huntingtin-associated protein, with product MAAAAAGGPGGGGGGGPGGGGGGGGGAGPGPEAGDFLARYRQVSSKLRKRFLRKPNVAEAGEQFAQLGRELRAQECLPYAAWCQLAVARCQQALFHGPGEALALTEAARLFLRQERDARQRLACPAAYGEPLQAAASALGAAVRLHLELGQPAAAAGLCLELAAALRDLGQPAAAAGHFLRAAQLHLPQLPLAALQALGDAASCQLLARDYSGALAVFTRMQRLAREHGSHPLRQPPPAPPPPAPPLPLAPPAAASTSSASASTSSASASSSSASAPLGPAAAAPALPAALLPAAPAPTPTPAPATLGAFSDVLVRCEVSRVLLLLLLQPPPAKLLPEHAHTLEKYSWEAFDGHGPDGAGQLPDELFLLLQSLVMATHEKDTEAVKSLQVDMWPLLSAEQNHLLHLVLQEAVSPSGQGV